The Actinomadura sp. WMMB 499 genome includes a window with the following:
- a CDS encoding PDZ domain-containing protein: protein MSRRAATLSAASVLVLVLALVGSLMPVPYVTLMPGPTRNTLAENAKGQAIITIDGRRTYATEGQLNFTTVTYRGGPGGRIDLFTALRGWLDGDTAVVPEETIFPEDESPEEVDQQNTRQMRDSQDDAEAAALHELGIPVTTRVVVDSVQKGRPADGKLKPEDEVTAVNGTAVTQVQQVSQVMNGVTPGDTVTLTILRGGKEQQQRIGTTKGPDGGAIVGVVLAGDYKFPFEIGVNIGDIGGPSAGLIFSLAIIDKLTPGALTGGRFIAGTGTITPDGQVGPIGGIEQKMIAARRAGATVFLTPKDNCAAAAESRPDGLRLIRADTLKSARQALDALTTGNGDVPSCTG from the coding sequence ATGTCTCGTCGTGCCGCCACGCTCTCCGCCGCGAGCGTGCTCGTCCTGGTGCTGGCCCTCGTCGGCTCCCTCATGCCCGTCCCGTACGTCACCCTGATGCCGGGACCGACGAGAAACACCCTCGCCGAGAACGCCAAGGGCCAGGCCATCATCACCATCGACGGGCGGCGCACCTACGCCACCGAAGGACAGCTCAACTTCACCACCGTCACCTACCGCGGCGGCCCCGGCGGCCGCATCGACCTCTTCACCGCCCTGCGCGGCTGGCTCGACGGCGACACCGCCGTCGTCCCCGAAGAGACGATCTTCCCCGAGGACGAATCCCCCGAAGAGGTCGACCAGCAGAACACCCGGCAGATGCGCGACTCCCAGGACGACGCCGAAGCCGCCGCCCTGCACGAACTCGGCATCCCCGTCACCACCCGCGTCGTCGTCGACAGCGTCCAGAAAGGCCGGCCCGCCGACGGCAAGCTCAAGCCCGAAGACGAGGTCACCGCCGTCAACGGCACCGCCGTCACCCAGGTTCAGCAGGTCAGCCAGGTCATGAACGGCGTAACGCCCGGCGACACCGTGACCCTCACCATCCTCCGCGGCGGCAAGGAACAGCAGCAGCGGATCGGCACCACCAAGGGCCCCGACGGCGGCGCCATCGTCGGCGTCGTCCTCGCCGGCGACTACAAGTTCCCCTTCGAGATCGGCGTCAACATCGGCGACATCGGCGGCCCCTCCGCCGGCCTCATCTTCTCCCTCGCCATCATCGACAAACTCACCCCCGGCGCCCTCACCGGCGGCCGCTTCATCGCCGGCACCGGCACTATCACCCCCGACGGCCAGGTCGGCCCCATCGGTGGCATCGAACAGAAGATGATCGCCGCCCGCCGCGCCGGCGCCACCGTCTTCCTCACCCCCAAGGACAACTGCGCCGCCGCCGCCGAGTCCCGCCCCGACGGCCTCCGCCTCATCCGCGCCGACACCCTCAAGAGCGCCCGCCAGGCCCTGGACGCCCTCACCACCGGCAACGGCGACGTCCCCTCCTGCACCGGCTGA
- a CDS encoding LRV domain-containing protein: MARNPAAPVVILLRLLDTEIPDVQSALCGRVNMPDALFEAILSHADPNLRKGLAFNLSLGPERRSRLAADPDRRVRGNLVEQCGWGIRRPAGWLPMTVEAYERLAADPDVVIREEVALQRYTPDHVRVLLAGDPDPRVRGCLSDQWDLLPEEVREMLLNDPDDGVREEAREAAGGVVPLKAVGEVSGKEMRDGVLPRALAESLVRDGDMRRRAAVAGNPNLPTDLVDELAADPDGHVRLTVSTRPELSERERAEIDYHSDPYARFSPLPWVQALCDDAAATRKCAESAHPALRRSAAFCPHLPPDLVARLADDEDRLVRLFLAENHPGPPGSLLLRTVLEFASFAVDDMPRHPNFPRDAMRYFARSADERLRGFVIFDPEIPAEVIERLSHDPDRGVRARMAGDPRLPLDRLLVLLDEPGTASAAAANPALPVEVMERIIDG, from the coding sequence GTGGCGCGAAATCCGGCCGCGCCCGTGGTGATTCTTCTGCGGTTGCTGGACACGGAAATCCCGGACGTCCAGTCCGCACTGTGCGGCCGGGTGAATATGCCGGACGCCTTGTTCGAGGCGATCCTGAGCCATGCGGATCCGAACCTCCGAAAAGGGCTGGCCTTCAACCTCTCCCTTGGACCGGAACGCCGCTCCCGGCTCGCCGCCGACCCCGATCGGCGAGTGCGCGGCAATCTGGTGGAGCAATGCGGCTGGGGCATAAGGCGGCCGGCCGGCTGGCTGCCGATGACCGTCGAGGCTTACGAACGGCTCGCCGCCGACCCTGACGTCGTCATCCGTGAAGAGGTGGCTCTCCAGCGCTACACACCCGACCATGTTCGGGTGCTCCTCGCCGGTGATCCGGACCCCCGAGTACGTGGCTGCCTCTCGGATCAGTGGGATCTCCTTCCCGAGGAGGTCAGGGAGATGCTTCTCAACGACCCTGACGACGGTGTGCGGGAGGAGGCTCGTGAGGCCGCGGGCGGGGTTGTGCCGCTCAAGGCGGTGGGCGAGGTGTCCGGCAAGGAGATGCGAGACGGCGTCCTGCCCAGGGCGCTCGCCGAAAGCCTCGTGCGGGACGGGGACATGCGGAGGCGCGCGGCGGTGGCGGGCAATCCCAACCTGCCCACCGACCTCGTGGACGAACTCGCCGCGGATCCCGACGGGCACGTGCGGCTGACGGTCTCGACTCGTCCGGAATTGAGCGAGCGGGAACGCGCGGAGATCGATTATCACAGCGATCCGTACGCGAGGTTCTCTCCGCTGCCCTGGGTCCAGGCTTTGTGCGACGACGCGGCGGCGACGCGGAAATGCGCCGAATCGGCCCATCCCGCGCTCCGGCGCAGCGCGGCGTTCTGCCCGCATCTCCCGCCGGATCTCGTCGCGCGGCTCGCTGATGACGAGGACCGTCTCGTCCGGTTGTTCCTCGCCGAGAACCATCCCGGCCCGCCCGGGTCCTTGCTGCTCAGGACGGTGCTGGAATTCGCGAGCTTCGCGGTCGATGACATGCCGCGGCATCCGAACTTCCCCCGGGACGCCATGCGGTATTTCGCCCGGTCCGCCGATGAGCGGTTGCGCGGGTTCGTGATTTTCGACCCCGAGATCCCGGCCGAGGTCATCGAGCGGCTCAGCCACGACCCTGATCGCGGTGTTCGCGCCCGGATGGCCGGCGACCCCAGGCTGCCGCTCGACCGGCTGCTCGTCCTGCTGGACGAGCCCGGTACGGCGTCCGCGGCGGCGGCGAACCCCGCGTTGCCCGTCGAGGTGATGGAGCGGATCATCGACGGTTGA
- a CDS encoding acyl-CoA synthetase, with the protein MSGSVARARQHAYGDLLHRTARRRPGKVAIVDGDVRWTFAEFDAAVNRTARALAARGLGKGDRLALVSHNCRQYAVLAFATAKLGVVLVPVNFMLNADEIGYILGHSGASGIVAEDALVPVAEKALAIAGIQGGVRGVIGAPAEGWEDVDGWAAVGDASAPDVLVADDDPLRLMYTSGTESRPKGVVLTSRSLIGQYVSCVIDGEMSDEDVEVHALPMYHCAQLDCFFSVDVYLGATSIILPGPDPALLLETIEREKVTKLFCPPTVWISLLRHPDFDTRDLSSLRKGYYGASPMPVEVLREMQRRLPDVRLWNFYGQTEMAPLATILRPDEQVERAGSAGRAALNVETILVDDDGNPVAPGEVGEIVHRSPHAALGYYKDEGKTDEAFRGGWFHSGDLGIMTEDGYLSVVDRKKDMIKTGGENVASREVEEAVYELDGVAEVAVFGIAHPHWIEAVTAVVVPKPGVTLDADAVHAHARERLAPYKRPKYVVLAESLPKNPSGKILKRELRERHASLAG; encoded by the coding sequence ATGTCCGGATCGGTCGCTCGCGCCCGGCAGCACGCGTACGGGGATCTGCTGCACCGGACGGCCCGGCGGCGGCCCGGCAAGGTCGCGATCGTCGACGGGGACGTCCGGTGGACGTTCGCGGAGTTCGACGCGGCGGTGAACCGGACGGCGCGCGCGCTCGCGGCGCGGGGGCTCGGCAAGGGCGACCGGCTCGCGCTGGTGAGCCACAACTGCAGGCAGTACGCGGTGCTGGCGTTCGCGACGGCGAAGCTCGGCGTGGTGCTGGTGCCCGTGAACTTCATGCTCAACGCGGACGAGATCGGCTACATCCTCGGACATTCCGGGGCGTCCGGGATCGTCGCCGAGGACGCGCTCGTGCCCGTGGCCGAGAAGGCGCTCGCGATCGCGGGAATCCAGGGCGGGGTCCGCGGAGTGATCGGCGCGCCGGCCGAAGGGTGGGAGGACGTCGACGGGTGGGCCGCCGTGGGGGACGCGTCCGCGCCCGACGTGCTCGTGGCGGACGACGATCCGCTGCGGCTGATGTACACGTCGGGGACCGAGTCGCGGCCCAAGGGCGTCGTGCTGACGAGCCGGTCGCTGATCGGCCAGTACGTGAGCTGCGTCATCGACGGTGAGATGTCCGACGAGGACGTCGAGGTGCACGCGCTGCCGATGTACCACTGCGCGCAGCTCGACTGCTTCTTCTCCGTCGACGTGTACCTGGGGGCGACGAGCATCATCCTGCCGGGGCCGGATCCCGCGCTGCTGCTGGAGACGATCGAGCGGGAGAAGGTCACGAAGCTGTTCTGCCCGCCGACGGTGTGGATCTCGCTGCTGCGCCATCCCGACTTCGACACCCGCGACCTGTCCAGCCTCCGGAAGGGGTACTACGGGGCGTCGCCGATGCCGGTGGAGGTGCTGCGGGAGATGCAGCGGCGGCTGCCCGACGTGCGGCTGTGGAACTTCTATGGGCAGACGGAGATGGCGCCGCTCGCCACGATCCTGCGCCCGGACGAGCAGGTGGAGCGTGCGGGCAGTGCGGGACGTGCGGCGCTCAACGTCGAGACGATCCTGGTGGACGACGACGGGAACCCGGTGGCGCCCGGGGAGGTCGGCGAGATCGTCCACCGCAGCCCGCACGCGGCACTGGGCTACTACAAGGACGAGGGGAAGACCGACGAGGCGTTCCGCGGCGGGTGGTTCCACTCGGGCGACCTCGGGATCATGACCGAGGACGGCTACCTCTCGGTGGTCGACCGCAAGAAGGACATGATCAAGACCGGTGGGGAGAACGTGGCCAGCCGGGAGGTCGAGGAGGCCGTCTACGAGCTGGACGGCGTGGCCGAGGTCGCCGTGTTCGGCATCGCCCACCCGCACTGGATCGAGGCGGTCACCGCCGTCGTGGTGCCGAAGCCGGGGGTGACGCTGGACGCCGACGCCGTGCACGCGCACGCCCGGGAGCGGCTCGCCCCCTACAAGCGGCCCAAGTACGTGGTGCTGGCGGAGTCGCTGCCGAAGAACCCCAGCGGCAAGATCCTCAAGCGGGAACTGCGGGAACGGCACGCGTCGCTGGCGGGGTAG
- a CDS encoding CdaR family transcriptional regulator, whose product MAQDLQEIVELAADLLGAPATLEDRDFHLVGYAAHGDTIDPVRMESILHRRATEDVRTRFERHGIARATGPVRIPADAALGQLGRLCLPVRWNDVTYGYLWLLDDEQKVTDPARAMPLCERAGLLMARRARERDDLGWRVADLLSAQPDVRAQAAAELAESAAPEPPLAVAVLRTGAPEPLNPWMLPHSVLATLWQRDHVLLIPSGVAPRPVIDRARRLLEERGTPVRAGLHTGSSGLDAVHEGWLRARVAARVAPPGGTRDWTALGVLRLLRTAPDDALADAVRIPGTLAEHPDLEATARTYLDHAGNVQATARALSIHRQTLYHRLRRIEELTSLPLTDGQDRLTLHLALTLGPHLD is encoded by the coding sequence ATGGCCCAGGACCTCCAAGAGATCGTCGAGCTCGCGGCGGACCTCCTCGGCGCCCCCGCCACCCTGGAGGACCGCGACTTCCACCTCGTCGGCTACGCCGCGCACGGCGACACGATCGACCCCGTCCGGATGGAGTCGATCCTGCACCGCCGCGCCACCGAGGACGTCCGCACCCGCTTCGAGCGGCACGGCATCGCCCGCGCCACCGGCCCCGTCCGCATCCCCGCCGACGCCGCCCTCGGCCAGCTCGGCCGCCTCTGCCTGCCGGTCCGCTGGAACGACGTCACCTACGGCTACCTGTGGCTCCTCGACGACGAGCAGAAGGTCACCGACCCGGCCCGCGCCATGCCGCTGTGCGAGCGCGCCGGCCTGCTGATGGCCCGCCGCGCCCGCGAGCGCGACGACCTGGGCTGGCGCGTCGCCGACCTGCTCTCCGCGCAGCCCGACGTCCGCGCCCAGGCCGCCGCCGAACTCGCCGAGTCGGCCGCCCCCGAACCGCCGCTCGCCGTCGCCGTCCTGCGCACCGGCGCGCCCGAGCCCCTCAACCCCTGGATGCTCCCCCACTCGGTGCTCGCGACACTCTGGCAGCGCGACCACGTCCTGCTGATCCCGTCCGGCGTCGCGCCCCGCCCCGTCATCGACCGCGCCCGGCGCCTCCTCGAAGAGCGGGGCACGCCCGTCCGCGCGGGCCTGCACACCGGCTCGTCCGGCCTCGACGCCGTCCACGAGGGCTGGCTCCGCGCCCGCGTCGCCGCCCGCGTCGCACCCCCCGGCGGCACCCGCGACTGGACGGCCCTCGGCGTCCTGCGGCTCCTGCGCACCGCCCCCGACGACGCGCTGGCCGACGCCGTCCGCATCCCCGGCACCCTCGCCGAACACCCCGACCTGGAGGCGACGGCCCGCACGTACCTGGACCACGCGGGCAACGTCCAGGCCACGGCCCGGGCCCTCAGCATCCACCGGCAGACGCTCTACCACCGCCTGCGGCGCATCGAGGAACTGACGTCCCTGCCCCTCACCGACGGCCAGGACCGCCTGACCCTCCACCTGGCCCTGACCCTGGGCCCCCACCTGGACTGA
- a CDS encoding proline dehydrogenase family protein: MLSPLLLAAARSERVRGLVTAVPLTRGVVDRFVAGEDLGAAVRAVRALAGDGLEVTLDHLGEDTLDRAQAEATRDAYLALFEALGESAPGADASLKLSALGQALDDRLALDNARTICAAAGRVGMTVTLDMEDHTTVDSTLGVLRELRDDFPWVGVAIQSMLRRTEGDLRDLVGEGSRVRLVKGAYAEPPSVAYQGRHEVDRAYVRGLRLLMAGAGRPMIGSHDPRMIDIALALAAEHERKADSFEFQMLYGIRAAEQRRLAEEHTMRVYVPYGADWYGYFMRRLAERPANLVFFLRSFVSR; the protein is encoded by the coding sequence ATGCTGAGTCCGCTCCTTCTCGCGGCCGCGCGCAGCGAGCGCGTGCGCGGTCTCGTGACCGCCGTGCCCCTGACGCGGGGCGTCGTCGACCGGTTCGTCGCCGGGGAGGATCTCGGCGCGGCCGTCCGGGCCGTGCGGGCGCTGGCCGGGGACGGCCTGGAGGTCACCCTCGACCACCTCGGCGAGGACACGCTGGACAGGGCGCAGGCGGAGGCCACGCGGGACGCCTACCTCGCACTGTTCGAGGCGCTGGGCGAGTCGGCCCCGGGGGCGGACGCGTCGCTGAAGCTGTCGGCGCTCGGGCAGGCCCTGGACGACCGGCTGGCCCTGGACAACGCGCGGACGATCTGCGCGGCGGCAGGGCGCGTCGGGATGACGGTCACCCTCGACATGGAGGACCACACGACCGTCGACTCGACGCTCGGGGTGCTGCGGGAGCTGCGCGACGACTTCCCGTGGGTGGGCGTCGCGATCCAGTCGATGCTGCGGCGCACCGAGGGCGACCTGCGGGACCTCGTGGGGGAGGGGTCCCGGGTGCGGCTGGTGAAGGGGGCCTACGCCGAACCGCCGTCGGTCGCCTACCAGGGACGGCACGAGGTCGACCGCGCGTACGTGCGGGGCCTGCGGCTGCTGATGGCCGGTGCCGGACGCCCGATGATCGGCAGCCACGACCCGCGGATGATCGACATCGCGCTGGCGCTGGCCGCCGAGCACGAGCGCAAGGCCGACTCGTTCGAGTTCCAGATGCTCTACGGGATCCGCGCCGCCGAGCAGCGCCGGCTGGCCGAGGAGCACACGATGCGGGTCTACGTGCCCTACGGCGCCGACTGGTACGGCTACTTCATGCGCCGCCTCGCCGAGCGCCCCGCCAACCTCGTCTTCTTTCTCCGTTCGTTCGTCTCACGCTGA
- the pruA gene encoding L-glutamate gamma-semialdehyde dehydrogenase — protein sequence MDAVTNVPTPVNEPVRGYAPGSAERARLEAKLAEIGAAGPVDLPMTIGGERRLGAGEKVAVVQPHRHEAVLGTFGTATRDDARDAIAAALDAAPAWRALSFDDRAAIFLRAADLLSGPWRETILAATMLGQSKTVQQAEIDSPCELADFWRFNVHYARRIMAEQPISSAGVWNRSDLRPLEGFVYAITPFNFTAIAANLPTAPAMMGNVVVWKPSPTQTYAAVLTMRLLEEAGLPPGVINLVTGDGLAVSDVALEHPELAGVHFTGSTATFKHLWKTVGANIDAYRSYPRLVGETGGKDFVVAHPSADPDVLRTALVRGAFEYQGQKCSAASRAYIPRSIWENGLKERLAEEVDGLAMGDVTDLSNFMGAVIDERAFAKNRAAIDRAKDDPSIEIVAGGTYDDSVGYFVRPTVLVSSDPENEIFRTEYFGPVLGVLVYEDERYDEMLAQMESVSAYALTGAVIAGDRAAAARTAEALRFAAGNFYINDKPTGAVVGQQPFGGARASGTNDKAGSVFNLLRWTSPRSIKETFVPPTDYRYPHMG from the coding sequence ATGGACGCCGTCACCAACGTCCCGACGCCGGTGAACGAGCCGGTGCGGGGCTACGCCCCCGGCAGCGCCGAGCGGGCCCGGCTGGAGGCGAAGCTCGCCGAGATCGGCGCCGCCGGGCCGGTCGACCTGCCGATGACGATCGGCGGCGAGCGGCGGCTCGGCGCCGGCGAGAAGGTCGCCGTCGTGCAGCCGCACCGGCACGAGGCCGTCCTCGGGACGTTCGGCACGGCCACGCGTGACGACGCGCGGGACGCGATCGCGGCCGCGCTGGACGCCGCGCCCGCGTGGCGGGCGCTGTCGTTCGACGACCGCGCCGCGATCTTCCTGCGCGCCGCCGACCTGCTGTCCGGGCCGTGGCGCGAGACGATCCTCGCCGCGACGATGCTCGGGCAGTCCAAGACCGTCCAGCAGGCGGAGATCGACAGCCCGTGCGAACTCGCGGACTTCTGGCGGTTCAACGTCCACTACGCGCGGCGGATCATGGCCGAGCAGCCGATCTCCAGCGCGGGCGTGTGGAACCGGTCGGACCTGCGGCCCCTCGAGGGGTTCGTCTACGCGATCACCCCGTTCAACTTCACGGCCATCGCCGCGAACCTCCCGACCGCGCCCGCGATGATGGGCAACGTGGTCGTCTGGAAGCCGTCCCCGACGCAGACGTACGCGGCGGTCCTGACCATGCGGCTGCTGGAGGAGGCCGGGCTGCCGCCGGGCGTCATCAACCTCGTGACGGGCGACGGCCTCGCGGTCTCGGACGTCGCGCTGGAGCACCCCGAGCTGGCGGGCGTCCACTTCACCGGCTCCACCGCGACGTTCAAGCACCTGTGGAAGACGGTCGGCGCGAACATCGACGCCTACCGGAGCTACCCGCGGCTCGTCGGCGAGACCGGCGGCAAGGACTTCGTCGTCGCGCACCCGTCCGCCGACCCGGACGTCCTGCGGACCGCGCTCGTCCGGGGCGCGTTCGAGTACCAGGGGCAGAAGTGCTCCGCCGCTTCGCGCGCCTACATCCCCCGGTCGATCTGGGAGAACGGCCTCAAGGAGCGGCTCGCCGAAGAGGTCGACGGGCTCGCGATGGGCGACGTCACCGACCTGTCGAACTTCATGGGCGCCGTCATCGACGAGCGTGCCTTCGCCAAGAACCGGGCCGCGATCGACCGCGCGAAGGACGACCCGTCCATCGAGATCGTCGCCGGCGGGACCTACGACGACTCCGTCGGCTACTTCGTGCGCCCGACCGTGCTGGTGTCGAGCGACCCGGAGAACGAGATCTTCCGGACCGAGTACTTCGGGCCCGTCCTGGGCGTCCTGGTGTACGAGGACGAGCGGTACGACGAGATGCTCGCGCAGATGGAGTCGGTGTCGGCGTACGCGCTGACCGGCGCCGTCATCGCCGGCGACCGGGCGGCCGCCGCGCGCACGGCGGAGGCGCTGCGGTTCGCCGCGGGCAACTTCTACATCAACGACAAGCCCACCGGGGCGGTCGTCGGCCAGCAGCCGTTCGGCGGCGCCCGCGCGTCCGGGACGAACGACAAGGCCGGGTCGGTGTTCAACCTGCTGCGGTGGACCTCCCCGCGCTCGATCAAGGAGACGTTCGTCCCGCCGACCGACTACCGGTACCCGCACATGGGCTGA
- a CDS encoding serine/threonine-protein kinase: MTGRPRLAAGTELDGRYRLESVLGRGGMGEVWRAVDLRLRRPVAVKVLPAELADVPGAMDRFEREAEATAALQHPGITVVFDVGRTGDGLAYLVMELLEGEDLRTVMRRHPGGLPVEEAVGHAVQVADALAAAHSRGIVHRDIKPANLFVLADGRLKLCDFGIAGLADAATRLTQDGGTVGTPLYMAPEQFRGGAADFRSDLYALGCVLHELLTGEPPFRSGSGLPGLMYAHLNEAPPPVGAVRPDVPERLERLVHDLLAKAVDRRPESAAAVASYLRAGPRAPAVPPPGPRPPRPRRRTRPRRRAPRRGARARAGRPRVRCSRGARCSPWRPC; this comes from the coding sequence GTGACCGGCCGGCCGCGGCTCGCCGCCGGGACGGAGCTGGACGGCCGGTACCGCCTGGAGAGCGTGCTCGGGCGCGGCGGCATGGGCGAGGTGTGGCGCGCGGTCGACCTGCGGCTGCGCCGCCCGGTCGCCGTCAAGGTGCTGCCCGCCGAACTCGCGGACGTGCCGGGCGCGATGGACCGGTTCGAGCGGGAGGCCGAGGCCACCGCCGCGCTCCAGCATCCGGGCATCACCGTCGTGTTCGACGTCGGCCGCACCGGAGACGGCCTCGCGTACCTGGTCATGGAGCTGCTCGAGGGCGAGGACCTGCGGACGGTCATGCGCCGCCACCCGGGCGGGCTCCCGGTCGAGGAGGCCGTCGGCCACGCCGTCCAGGTCGCGGACGCCCTCGCCGCCGCCCACTCGCGCGGGATCGTGCACCGCGACATCAAGCCCGCGAACCTCTTCGTCCTCGCCGACGGACGCCTCAAGCTGTGCGACTTCGGCATCGCGGGCCTCGCCGACGCCGCCACCCGGCTCACCCAGGACGGCGGAACCGTCGGCACGCCCCTCTACATGGCGCCCGAACAGTTCCGCGGGGGAGCCGCCGACTTCCGCTCGGACCTCTACGCCCTCGGATGCGTCCTCCACGAACTCCTCACCGGCGAGCCGCCCTTCCGCTCCGGCTCCGGACTGCCCGGCCTCATGTACGCGCACCTGAACGAGGCGCCGCCCCCGGTCGGCGCCGTCCGCCCGGACGTCCCCGAACGGCTGGAGCGGCTCGTCCACGACCTGCTCGCCAAGGCGGTCGACCGGCGTCCGGAGAGCGCCGCGGCCGTCGCGTCCTACCTGCGCGCGGGACCGCGGGCCCCGGCCGTCCCGCCGCCCGGCCCCCGCCCGCCGCGCCCGCGCCGCCGCACCCGGCCCCGCCGACGAGCCCCGCGCCGGGGCGCCCGCGCGCGGGCCGGTCGGCCGCGGGTGCGGTGCTCGCGGGGTGCGCGGTGCTCGCCGTGGCGGCCGTGCTGA
- a CDS encoding MmpS family transport accessory protein: protein MAAVLIGVAAFVLLDRAPDRRADAAGARPSTSPPASAASSPPAAVGTSPARPAGHKIVYRMTGSLSKASIHVFHPEGGMSTRTVKLPWSDTYEVESFVVIGVGGSTDAAGGTIGCSISVDGKVVQRRSSEGQFANVSCQYQAPMP, encoded by the coding sequence GTGGCGGCCGTGCTGATCGGCGTCGCCGCGTTCGTCCTGCTCGACCGCGCACCGGACCGCCGGGCGGACGCCGCGGGCGCCCGGCCCTCGACGTCCCCGCCCGCGTCGGCCGCGAGCTCCCCGCCGGCCGCGGTCGGGACGTCCCCGGCCCGGCCTGCGGGCCACAAGATCGTCTACCGGATGACGGGCAGCCTGTCGAAGGCGTCGATCCACGTCTTCCACCCCGAGGGCGGCATGTCCACGCGGACGGTGAAGCTGCCCTGGAGCGACACCTACGAGGTCGAGTCGTTCGTCGTCATCGGCGTCGGCGGGAGCACCGACGCGGCGGGCGGGACGATCGGGTGCAGCATCAGCGTCGACGGGAAGGTGGTCCAGCGGCGCTCCTCCGAGGGGCAGTTCGCCAACGTGAGCTGCCAGTACCAGGCGCCGATGCCCTGA
- a CDS encoding cytochrome P450, with product MTDVYDPFDPRFQADPYPAYRRLRDEEPVHRHDDPPFWTLSRFDDVWAATRDAETFSSARGLTFYPDEIGTLGLAPTLVMLDPPRHTALRRLVGHGFTPRRTAALEETLRKFVRARIADMERAAADGAAPDLHRDFSSPLPTFALAHLLGVPAADRARFDPWVRALTTLQDDGFDLKSLVGDAVDAVAEMFAYFTDVIAARRADPSDDLISALTAAEVDGEKLADRDILGFCFVMVAGGNDTTGNLISHGVALLDGDHAQRERLAADPALIPNALLEFLRLEGSVQALGRTTTRPVTLHGTEIPAGEKVMMMFGAANRDEREFGPSADRLDVARTIPRHLGFSSGVHFCIGSHLARLQARVALEELLRAHPNIGVDLERAKRIASPFTRGWVSLPATGVG from the coding sequence ATGACGGACGTCTACGACCCGTTCGATCCCCGATTCCAGGCCGATCCCTATCCCGCGTACCGGCGGCTGCGCGACGAGGAACCGGTCCACCGGCACGACGATCCCCCGTTCTGGACGCTGTCGCGGTTCGACGACGTGTGGGCGGCGACGCGCGACGCGGAGACGTTCTCGTCCGCGCGGGGGCTCACGTTCTACCCGGACGAGATCGGCACGCTGGGCCTGGCGCCGACGCTCGTGATGCTGGATCCGCCGCGGCACACGGCGCTGCGGCGGCTGGTCGGCCACGGGTTCACGCCGCGCCGGACGGCGGCGCTCGAGGAGACGCTGCGGAAGTTCGTCCGGGCGCGCATCGCGGACATGGAGCGCGCGGCGGCCGACGGTGCGGCACCCGACCTGCACCGCGACTTCTCCTCGCCGCTGCCCACGTTCGCGCTCGCGCACCTGCTGGGCGTCCCGGCGGCGGACCGGGCGCGGTTCGACCCGTGGGTGCGGGCGCTGACGACGCTGCAGGACGACGGGTTCGACCTGAAGTCGCTGGTCGGGGACGCGGTGGACGCGGTCGCGGAGATGTTCGCCTACTTCACCGACGTGATCGCGGCCCGCCGCGCGGACCCGTCCGACGACCTGATCAGCGCGCTGACGGCCGCCGAGGTGGACGGCGAGAAGCTGGCGGACCGGGACATCCTGGGCTTCTGCTTCGTGATGGTCGCGGGCGGCAACGACACGACCGGGAACCTGATCTCGCACGGGGTGGCGCTGCTGGACGGCGACCACGCGCAGCGGGAGCGGCTGGCGGCGGACCCGGCGCTGATCCCGAACGCGCTGCTGGAGTTCCTGCGGCTGGAAGGGTCGGTGCAGGCGCTCGGACGGACGACGACGCGGCCGGTCACGCTGCACGGCACGGAGATCCCGGCGGGCGAGAAGGTGATGATGATGTTCGGGGCGGCGAACCGGGACGAGCGCGAGTTCGGGCCGTCCGCGGACCGGCTGGACGTCGCCCGGACGATCCCGCGGCACCTGGGCTTCTCCAGCGGCGTCCACTTCTGCATCGGCTCGCACCTGGCGAGACTGCAGGCCAGGGTCGCCTTGGAGGAACTGCTCCGGGCCCATCCGAACATCGGGGTGGACCTGGAGCGGGCCAAGCGGATCGCGTCGCCGTTCACCCGCGGCTGGGTGTCGCTCCCGGCGACGGGCGTCGGCTGA